In Larimichthys crocea isolate SSNF chromosome IV, L_crocea_2.0, whole genome shotgun sequence, a genomic segment contains:
- the gtf3c4 gene encoding general transcription factor 3C polypeptide 4 isoform X2, translating to MNPSAVVQKGIKYSSWSPLGCDSSGRCLLACLTFDHRLTIHNSHKRLEWNVLIDLTKKYSERLKERGYAKKDNKPLQENLLDFDELQRRYRMQTPLRMEWSSVYTIKQAQPDNTCIDVEMVLLAVLMENGDLVLWKFVLPFTNGADVVFYDIVESGVTRPSDLAWWEYESSDRRMSGLIVGSEVGPVKIMPVSLSGVKGYFTLRHPVILWKECDEIAVENIKCVPMVHPIQKSRCSLIVASRGCYVFWCLLMISPAGLNVHNSHVAGLHSLPVVSLAVSQQGVAVYTCSIDGWIKKLTPTFTENTLIFKQEDMLRPENLTGRRIHGIAVSHNGAFIALASTQGMVGGFHPINRTYHVHLVTLKTPEMAAELLLQSPTQNLYKMADLLNLVRWQILKNKCIPASLLEELDQKIQEVDSPYLWRLKLFLVRILYQSLQSPPTDHRWKPTHEESKVFVRDEEEEDEKDPAQEEGEPEEVKHEANPEEQKAEVQAWINAVESHLMREHMKKVLGVVYLNTWVAQNTSIPTCGLVEYLSKDGNDRDSEVLIGHIKNKMNKQTFLERCSLCQAVVPFTEYKQATCENGHMWLRCVLSHQACQTLTFRRCLLLDTIARLPEPEDPEWIKKILQAPCTLCDSPMI from the exons ATGAATCCATCGGCAGTAGTGCAGAAAGGAATCAAATATTCCAGCTGGTCTCCGTTAGGTTGTGACTCTAGTGGACGCTGTCTGCTCGCTTGTCTAACATTTGACCACAGGCTCACCATTCACAACAGCCACAAGCGTCTCGAGTGGAACGTACTAATCGACCTCACCAAAAAGTACAGCGAGAGGCTAAAAGAGCGAGGCTACGCCAAAAAGGACAACAAGCCTCTGCAGGAGAACCTGCTGGACTTTGACGAGCTGCAGCGGCGCTACCGCATGCAGACTCCTCTGAGGATGGAGTGGTCGAGCGTTTACACCATCAAACAGGCTCAGCCGGACAACACGTGCATCGACGTAGAGATGGTCCTCCTCGCCGTCTTGATGGAAAACGGCGACCTCGTTTTGTGGAAGTTTGTGTTGCCCTTCACAAACGGGGCAGATGTCGTGTTTTACGACATCGTGGAATCAGGCGTGACCAGGCCCAGTGACTTGGCGTGGTGGGAGTATGAAAGCTCAGACCGCCGGATGAGCGGGCTGATCGTCGGCAGTGAGGTGGGACCCGTCAAGATCATGCCCGTCAGCCTGTCGGGAGTGAAGGGCTACTTCACCCTCCGACACCCAGTCATCCTCTGGAAGGAGTGCGACGAGATCGCAGTGGAGAACATCAAATGCGTCCCGATGGTCCACCCGATCCAAAAATCCAGATGCAGCCTCATCGTGGCGTCACGCGGCTGCTACGTATTTTGGTGTTTGCTCATGATCTCCCCAGCCGGACTAAATGTACACAACTCTCACGTGGCCGGGCTGCACTCACTCCCCGTAGTCTCGTTAGCGGTCAGTCAACAGGGCGTCGCGGTGTACACATGTTCCATAGACGGTTGGATAAAAAAGCTAACGCCAACATTTACAGAGAACACTTTGATTTTCAAACAGGAGGACATGCTGCGACCTGAAAACCTAACAGGGAGGAGGATACACGGGATTGCGGTGAGCCACAACGGGGCGTTTATTGCGCTCGCCAGCACGCAAGGCATGGTCGGTGGTTTTCATCCAATTAACAGGACGTATCATGTTCACCTTGTGACGCTGAAAACGCCAGAAATGGCAGCAGAACTGCTGCTACAGTCCCCCACGCAGAACTTGTACAAAATGGCTGACCTGCTCAATCTCGTCAGGTGGcaaattttgaaaaacaaatgcatcCCTGCATCGCTGCTGGAAGAGCTTGACCAAAAGATCCAGGAAGTAGACTCGCCCTACCTGTGGCGGCTCAAGCTCTTCCTGGTGCGTATACTTTACCAGTCGCTACAGTCGCCTCCTACGGATCACCGCTGGAAACCCACGCACGAGGAGAGCAAGGTGTTTGTGAgggacgaggaagaggaggacgaaaAAGATCCTGCGCAAGAGGAAGGCGAGCCCGAGGAAGTAAAACACGAGGCCAACCCGGAGGAGCAGAAGGCGGAGGTGCAGGCGTGGATCAATGCTGTGGAGTCCCACCTGATGAGAGAGCACATGAAGAAGGTGCTGGGGGTGGTGTACCTCAACACGTGGGTTGCTCAGAACACCAGCATACCCACCTGTGGCCTGGTGGAGTACCTCTCCAAAGACGGAAACGACAGAGACTCCGAG GTTCTGATTGGCCACATCAAGAACAAGATGAACAAGCAGACGTTCTTGGAGCGCTGCTCTCTGTGTCAGGCGGTGGTGCCCTTCACGGAATACAAACAAGCGACCTGTGAAAACGGTCACATGTGGCTCAG GTGTGTGTTGTCACACCAGGCCTGCCAGACGCTGACGTTCAGACGTTGCCTCCTGCTGGATACCATTGCCAGACTGCCAGAGCCTGAGG ATCCAGAGTGGATCAAGAAGATACTGCAGGCGCCGTGCACGCTGTGCGACTCGCCGATGATCTAG